CTGAGGGAAGCGGACAGGGAAGCGGTCAAAGGGCGCACGGGGCACCTCCGGAGCACGGCGGCGGGGTCCGCGATGAGTGGGTCAATGAGCCCAACTCCCTTTACCCCGTAAGAGACACGCCCCTTACACGAACAGCTGTCGCGCCACCTGCGACCCGAGCGTCACGGCGCCCAGCCCGACCAGCACCGACGCGGCGACGTTCGCCGCGGCGAGGAACCGCCAGCCGCGCTCGGCCAGCCGCAGGGTCTCGTACGAGAAGGTCGAGTAGGTGCTCAGCGCCCCGCACAGCCCCGTCCCGAGCAGCAGGTTCACGCGCGAGGAGCCCGCCCCGGCCAGCGCCGCCCCCGCCAGCACCCCGAGCAGCAGACAGGCGGCGGCGTTGACCACGAAGGTCCCCCACGGGAAGACGGAATCGTGCCGCGCCTGCACCGCCCGGTCGGTCAGGTACCGCAGCGGCGCCCCGACGACCGCGCCCGCCACCACCAGCAGCCAGTTCACCGCCGCCCCCGCGAAACCGCCCGCGCAGCCGCCCACCGGACCGCCCACCGGGTCACCGAGGCGGCCGCCCAGACGGCGCCCAGCGCCCCGGCCACCGTCAGCCCGGCGTACGCCAGCGCGACCCGCGCCTCCCCCTCGTCCAGCAGCCGGGAGAAGTCCACCGCGTAGGTGGAGAAGGTGGTGAACCCGCCGAGCACCCCCACCCCCGCGAAGGGCCGCAGCAGCGGGTGCGGCGCGCTCCGCCCGCCCTCGCTGATCAGCACCATCAGTACGCCGATCAGCGCGCAGCCCGCGACGTTGGTCCAGAAGGTCGCCCACGGGAAGGCCCCGGGCCCGGCCGGCCACAGCAGGGCCACCCCGTAGCGCGCCGAGGCTCCGACGGCCCCGCCGGCCGCGACCGCCGCGAGCACCCGGCCCTGCGGTTCGGCGCGCTGGGCGGGCACGTGGAGGTCGACGTCGGGGTCGATCGCCTCGGCCCCGGGGACGGGCCGGGTCACCCGTAGCCCAGCGCGTGCAGCCGTTCGTCGTCGATCCCGAAGTGATGGGCGATCTCGTGCACCACCGTCACCTCCGTCTCGGCGACCACGCTCTCCCGGTCCTCGCACATCCGCAATGTGGGGTTCCGGTAGATGGTGATGCGGTCGGGGAGCACTCCGGCGTACCACTCGCCGCGCTCGGTGAGCGGGGTCCCCTCGTACAGACCGAGCAGCTCGGGGTCGTCGGCCGGGGGCTCGTCCTCGACGAACACCGCGACGTTGTCCATCAGCCGCATCAGCTCCGGCGGAATCCGGTCCAGGGCCTCTGCGACGAGCTCTTCGAACTCCTCGCGCGTCATCTCCAGCACCCGGCCATTGTCGCTCCGGGAGAAACCGTTTTGGCGATAGCTCCCCCGATCCCATATGCTTCTCACGTCCCCGACGCGCTGAAAAGTGCCCGGCGGGCCTTTAGCCCTCATCGTCTAGTGGCCCAGGACGCCGCCCTTTCAAGGCGGTAGCACGGGTTCGAATCCCGTTGGGGGTACGCAACACCATGTGCAAGACTTGTTCTTGCACACAC
The Streptomyces sp. NBC_00091 genome window above contains:
- a CDS encoding CrcB family protein, translating into MTRPVPGAEAIDPDVDLHVPAQRAEPQGRVLAAVAAGGAVGASARYGVALLWPAGPGAFPWATFWTNVAGCALIGVLMVLISEGGRSAPHPLLRPFAGVGVLGGFTTFSTYAVDFSRLLDEGEARVALAYAGLTVAGALGAVWAAASVTRWAVRWAAARAVSRGRR
- a CDS encoding metallopeptidase family protein is translated as MLEMTREEFEELVAEALDRIPPELMRLMDNVAVFVEDEPPADDPELLGLYEGTPLTERGEWYAGVLPDRITIYRNPTLRMCEDRESVVAETEVTVVHEIAHHFGIDDERLHALGYG
- a CDS encoding CrcB family protein translates to MNWLLVVAGAVVGAPLRYLTDRAVQARHDSVFPWGTFVVNAAACLLLGVLAGAALAGAGSSRVNLLLGTGLCGALSTYSTFSYETLRLAERGWRFLAAANVAASVLVGLGAVTLGSQVARQLFV